Proteins found in one Paenibacillus sp. FSL R10-2782 genomic segment:
- a CDS encoding DUF3906 family protein: protein MYLFKIEVDSSEGALTVILVAENEEQAFQAVDQHVERHFLYPPKLNEVAIVEKKRIASGTAYVMETR from the coding sequence ATGTATTTGTTCAAAATCGAAGTGGACAGCTCGGAAGGAGCCTTAACGGTTATTCTCGTTGCGGAAAATGAGGAGCAGGCATTCCAGGCTGTGGATCAGCATGTGGAGAGACATTTTCTGTATCCTCCGAAACTGAACGAAGTAGCTATTGTGGAGAAAAAAAGAATAGCTTCGGGTACTGCCTATGTCATGGAAACACGCTGA
- a CDS encoding tetraprenyl-beta-curcumene synthase family protein — MSYVEQGRYQVPRGPIGLMSRMYKHILPETKHELANWKHKAEQIPDPELRSQALASIAEKTFHCVGGAVYAAGNMSARQTLIPLIVAYQTISDYLDNLCDRSTSMDPDDFRLLHQSMLDAVNPAAKPVNYYALRREQEDGGYLTGLVTTCQSCISRLPGYEAAMPYVQDLAGLYTDLQVYKHIKPELREQALLDWWSVHKGRTPELRWNEFAAATGSTLGVFMLFLAASDRHLTDAGAASIHASYFPHVCSLHILLDYLIDQDEDRKGGDLNFCNYYEDTDMMLDRIAYVVNRARVDIADVPASSFHRMIIEGLLALYLSDPKVSEQQEVRSVSKRLMKNSPLMRLFFFLNSRWIRRLL; from the coding sequence TTGAGTTATGTTGAGCAAGGACGTTATCAAGTTCCGAGAGGCCCCATAGGTCTAATGAGCCGAATGTACAAGCACATTCTCCCTGAAACGAAGCACGAATTGGCAAATTGGAAACATAAGGCTGAACAGATTCCGGATCCCGAGTTGAGAAGTCAGGCACTTGCAAGCATAGCAGAAAAGACATTTCACTGTGTAGGCGGAGCGGTGTATGCCGCAGGGAATATGTCTGCCCGGCAGACGTTAATTCCGCTTATTGTGGCGTATCAGACGATTAGCGATTATCTGGACAACCTGTGTGATCGCAGCACGTCCATGGATCCGGATGATTTCAGGCTGTTGCATCAGTCTATGCTGGATGCGGTCAACCCGGCAGCCAAGCCAGTGAATTATTACGCTTTGCGTCGTGAGCAGGAGGATGGCGGTTATTTGACCGGGCTGGTGACAACCTGTCAGTCTTGTATAAGCAGGCTTCCTGGCTATGAGGCGGCAATGCCTTACGTTCAGGATCTGGCGGGATTATACACGGATTTGCAAGTTTACAAGCATATTAAACCCGAATTGCGCGAACAAGCGCTACTGGATTGGTGGTCGGTTCATAAGGGCCGTACACCGGAGCTGCGCTGGAACGAATTTGCTGCTGCTACCGGTTCAACCCTGGGGGTATTTATGCTGTTTCTTGCTGCCAGCGACCGGCATCTCACGGATGCGGGGGCTGCCTCAATACATGCATCGTATTTTCCACATGTGTGCAGTCTTCATATTTTGCTGGATTATCTAATCGATCAAGACGAAGACCGGAAGGGCGGAGATCTTAACTTCTGCAATTATTATGAAGATACCGACATGATGCTGGACCGGATCGCCTATGTTGTGAATCGGGCGCGGGTTGATATTGCAGATGTCCCTGCCAGCTCCTTTCACCGGATGATTATCGAGGGATTGCTGGCGTTATATTTATCCGACCCCAAAGTTAGCGAGCAGCAGGAAGTGCGCTCGGTTTCGAAACGTTTAATGAAAAACAGTCCGCTCATGCGCTTGTTTTTCTTCTTAAACAGTCGATGGATAAGAAGGCTTTTATGA
- the pepF gene encoding oligoendopeptidase F, with the protein MSEIVKRADAPVENTWKLDDLFPDGKAWDQEYEEVKQLAKKATQFQGKLNSAEVIVNCFKLEDELSLKTERVYVYAHLHHDEDTAEPTYQGLSQKAKKLGVEVSEALSFVTPEILALPDNQLDALIGDPKLADYRFTLQEMKREKAHILGKSEEALLAQVGNLAQAPQTIFGMLNNADMKFPKIKDENGKEAELTHGSYIQFLESPHREVRERAFKAVYDTYAKNKNTIASTLSANVNKNVFYSRVRKYPSVLEMSLYGDNIPKEVYTNLIDTIHESLPLLHRYIKLRKKLLGVDELHMYDLFAPLVDEYKLDISFEDAKKQTKEGLKPLGKDYLASLQKGYDDRWIDVYENENKRTGAYSWGAYGTHPYVLLNHKDNLNSMFTLAHEMGHALHSYYSDNALKYRDAQYTIFLAEVASTTNEALLMDYLLKKSTDAKEKMYLLTYYADQFRTTVFRQTMFAEFEKIVHERAEQGESLTPQLLSEIYYDLNVKYHGPGMKVDKDIEMEWARIPHFYNSFYVYKYATGFSAATSFSKQILEEGQPAVDRYLGFLKSGGSDYSINILKKAGVDMSSPQPIREAMSVFEEVITEMEKLTAGK; encoded by the coding sequence ATGAGTGAAATCGTAAAACGCGCAGATGCGCCTGTGGAAAATACCTGGAAGCTTGATGATCTGTTTCCAGACGGTAAAGCATGGGATCAAGAGTACGAAGAAGTCAAACAATTAGCCAAAAAGGCTACACAATTCCAAGGCAAGCTCAATTCAGCCGAAGTGATTGTCAATTGCTTTAAGCTGGAAGATGAACTATCACTCAAAACCGAGCGTGTATACGTATACGCCCATCTACATCATGACGAGGATACGGCTGAACCTACATATCAGGGCCTTTCACAAAAAGCCAAAAAATTAGGCGTTGAGGTTAGTGAAGCCCTGTCTTTCGTGACACCTGAAATTTTGGCGCTGCCCGACAATCAGCTCGATGCATTGATTGGAGATCCGAAGCTGGCAGATTATCGCTTTACGCTTCAAGAAATGAAACGGGAGAAAGCGCATATTTTGGGTAAGTCGGAAGAAGCCCTGCTCGCACAGGTTGGTAACCTGGCTCAAGCACCACAAACCATTTTCGGTATGCTGAACAATGCCGATATGAAATTCCCAAAAATCAAGGATGAAAACGGCAAAGAGGCTGAGCTGACACATGGCAGCTATATTCAATTTCTTGAAAGCCCGCACCGGGAAGTACGGGAGCGTGCTTTTAAAGCGGTCTATGATACGTATGCCAAAAATAAAAATACGATTGCTTCCACATTGAGTGCCAATGTGAACAAAAATGTTTTTTATTCTCGTGTTCGCAAGTACCCTTCCGTACTGGAAATGTCATTATACGGTGACAATATTCCGAAGGAAGTGTACACCAATCTGATTGATACCATTCACGAGAGCTTGCCTTTGCTGCACCGTTATATCAAGCTACGTAAAAAGCTGCTGGGTGTGGATGAGCTTCATATGTATGACCTGTTCGCTCCGCTTGTGGACGAATACAAGCTCGATATTTCATTTGAAGATGCTAAAAAGCAAACGAAGGAAGGTCTAAAGCCGTTGGGCAAGGACTACCTGGCTTCGTTGCAAAAAGGCTACGATGACCGCTGGATTGATGTGTACGAAAATGAAAATAAACGTACAGGTGCATACAGCTGGGGCGCTTACGGCACTCACCCTTATGTGCTGCTGAACCATAAAGATAATCTGAACAGCATGTTCACGCTCGCTCACGAGATGGGACACGCGCTGCATTCGTATTACTCGGATAATGCGTTAAAGTATCGGGATGCCCAGTACACCATTTTCCTGGCTGAAGTAGCATCGACAACGAATGAAGCGTTGCTGATGGACTACTTGCTGAAAAAATCTACCGATGCAAAAGAGAAAATGTACCTCCTTACCTACTATGCGGACCAATTCCGCACGACGGTATTCCGTCAAACGATGTTTGCGGAGTTCGAGAAAATCGTACATGAACGCGCAGAACAGGGAGAGTCCCTTACACCGCAGCTTCTATCAGAGATTTATTATGATCTGAATGTGAAATATCACGGCCCTGGCATGAAAGTAGACAAAGACATTGAAATGGAATGGGCGCGTATCCCCCATTTTTATAACAGCTTTTATGTCTACAAATATGCTACCGGCTTCTCTGCGGCAACCAGCTTCTCGAAACAGATTCTGGAAGAAGGCCAGCCAGCCGTTGACCGTTATTTAGGATTCCTGAAGAGCGGCGGCAGCGATTATTCGATTAATATTTTGAAGAAGGCCGGCGTGGATATGTCTTCTCCACAACCCATTCGCGAAGCGATGAGCGTATTCGAGGAAGTTATTACGGAAATGGAAAAGCTGACCGCCGGAAAGTAA
- a CDS encoding MATE family efflux transporter — protein MSAAEASRKPSLTEGPIAKTLFLFSLPMLFGNVIQSLNGTINSIWVGKFLGEAALTAASNGNIIMFFLISAIFGVTMAATIMIGQKIGAGDVAETKRIVGTSAVFFLVLALAVGIIGFFGSPWILRVLNTPAESVDMAITYTRIIFAGMPFLYGYNYIMTVMRGAGDSKTPFYFLLISVVLDVLLNPLLIFGWGPIPAMGIGGSAAATLIAQGVSFVLILIYLYRVKYFLRITSSELHLLRFDWEIIWALIRKGVPMGLQMIAVSSSAIALMNLINGYGTVAAAAYTAANNLSSYVQMPAMALGAAVSSFAAQNIGAGRWDRVRKITWIGIVYNFVLTGGLVVLIYIFNREALLMFLPSSGGALELGMRINLITLWSFVIFGITNVITGVVRSTGSVVVPLLITIISLWGIRIPLAYAFVDEYGLDAVWWSFPVGFAISAVAVIFYYAFGKWKQASMDGFHGVRPVEDEG, from the coding sequence ATGAGCGCAGCAGAGGCAAGTCGTAAACCTTCCTTGACCGAAGGTCCAATTGCCAAAACACTGTTTTTATTCTCCTTGCCAATGCTGTTCGGAAACGTGATACAGTCGCTGAATGGAACGATCAATTCGATCTGGGTCGGCAAGTTTCTGGGCGAGGCTGCATTGACCGCCGCTTCCAACGGAAACATTATTATGTTTTTTCTCATCAGCGCCATCTTTGGCGTCACCATGGCTGCCACCATCATGATCGGGCAGAAGATTGGTGCGGGAGATGTTGCTGAAACCAAGCGTATAGTAGGCACAAGTGCAGTCTTTTTTCTTGTACTTGCTCTGGCTGTGGGCATTATAGGATTTTTTGGATCTCCATGGATTCTTCGTGTGCTGAACACGCCCGCTGAGTCTGTGGATATGGCAATCACATATACGCGTATTATTTTTGCGGGTATGCCCTTTTTGTACGGTTATAACTATATTATGACCGTGATGAGAGGGGCGGGGGATTCCAAAACACCATTTTATTTTCTACTCATTTCTGTCGTACTGGATGTGCTGCTTAATCCATTGTTAATATTTGGATGGGGACCTATACCCGCGATGGGCATCGGGGGTTCTGCAGCGGCTACACTGATCGCTCAAGGGGTCAGCTTCGTGCTGATTCTCATTTATCTTTACCGTGTAAAATACTTTTTGCGTATTACATCCTCAGAGCTTCATTTGCTGAGATTTGATTGGGAAATTATTTGGGCCTTAATCCGTAAGGGAGTGCCTATGGGGCTGCAAATGATTGCTGTCTCCTCCAGTGCAATCGCGTTGATGAACCTGATTAACGGATACGGTACAGTGGCGGCAGCAGCTTATACTGCAGCAAATAACTTGTCCAGCTATGTGCAGATGCCAGCCATGGCACTAGGTGCTGCTGTGTCTTCCTTTGCGGCACAAAATATCGGGGCTGGGCGTTGGGATCGGGTGCGCAAGATTACATGGATTGGAATTGTGTACAATTTTGTACTGACTGGTGGATTAGTAGTATTGATTTACATCTTCAACCGGGAGGCCTTGCTGATGTTCCTTCCTTCTAGTGGCGGCGCTTTGGAACTGGGCATGCGGATTAATCTGATTACGTTGTGGTCTTTTGTCATATTCGGTATTACAAATGTCATTACAGGGGTTGTACGATCTACAGGTTCCGTAGTCGTACCACTTTTAATTACCATCATTTCATTATGGGGTATTCGTATTCCTCTGGCCTATGCGTTTGTCGATGAATACGGTCTGGATGCTGTATGGTGGAGCTTCCCTGTTGGTTTTGCCATCTCAGCAGTGGCAGTTATTTTCTATTATGCTTTTGGAAAATGGAAGCAGGCCAGCATGGATGGATTTCATGGCGTAAGGCCTGTAGAGGATGAGGGATAG
- a CDS encoding MATE family efflux transporter, whose amino-acid sequence MQSTLTNSQKWKQLFNILLPILVTQLALSAMTFFDTNMSGHFSSADLAGVAIGVSLWVPVQTGLNGILMAVTPIVSQLVGAQRKDKVSYYVIQALWLSLTLSMIVLIAGVFLVKPILHGMNLELRVHNVALYYLCAMAFGIAPLFAYTVLRSFMDALGQTRFTMTITLMSLPINVLLNYLLIYGNWGFPRLGGVGSGVATAATYWIVMLVTGITVHWGRIFAEYGVFSKIYGIAASAWKELIKIGVPIGFAIFFETAVFSAVTLFMSSYNTATIGAHQAAMNFASTLYMIPLSICMALTILVGYEAGAGRSRDAKIYSVMGISSAIGLSLITAVVLVIWGEQVARLYSTDPQVIQLTQHFLLYAIFFQISDAIATPTQGALRGYKDVNSAFLITFLAYWVIGLPVGYIIARWTSFGPYGYWIGLITGLAAGAVALLFRLLVVQRRFTENKRRAEAV is encoded by the coding sequence ATGCAATCAACTCTAACTAACAGCCAGAAATGGAAGCAGCTTTTTAACATTTTGCTCCCTATTCTGGTAACACAGCTTGCACTATCCGCGATGACTTTTTTTGATACTAATATGTCAGGACACTTTTCTTCTGCCGATTTGGCTGGTGTAGCCATCGGTGTGAGTCTGTGGGTACCCGTGCAAACAGGCCTAAACGGAATACTTATGGCCGTTACCCCTATTGTATCGCAATTGGTTGGAGCACAGCGCAAGGACAAGGTTTCTTACTATGTCATTCAGGCGCTGTGGCTTTCACTCACTCTATCCATGATTGTTCTGATTGCAGGTGTTTTTCTCGTTAAGCCCATTCTCCACGGAATGAATCTGGAGTTGAGGGTTCATAATGTGGCTTTGTACTACCTTTGTGCGATGGCCTTCGGCATTGCCCCGCTCTTTGCTTATACGGTCCTTCGGAGCTTTATGGATGCGCTGGGACAAACTCGGTTTACAATGACCATCACGCTGATGTCGTTGCCCATCAATGTCTTGTTGAATTACTTACTTATTTATGGAAACTGGGGGTTTCCGCGCCTGGGAGGTGTGGGTTCCGGAGTGGCAACTGCCGCCACGTACTGGATTGTTATGCTTGTTACTGGCATCACCGTACATTGGGGAAGGATATTTGCCGAGTACGGGGTTTTCAGCAAGATATACGGCATCGCTGCTAGCGCTTGGAAAGAGCTTATCAAAATCGGCGTACCCATCGGCTTTGCGATCTTTTTCGAGACCGCTGTCTTCTCAGCTGTTACCCTTTTCATGAGCAGTTATAATACGGCAACAATTGGGGCTCATCAGGCAGCTATGAACTTTGCATCCACGCTGTACATGATTCCACTCAGCATTTGTATGGCACTCACGATTCTAGTTGGGTATGAGGCAGGGGCAGGACGATCGCGGGATGCAAAAATATACAGCGTAATGGGGATCAGCAGTGCGATTGGTCTGTCATTGATCACGGCTGTTGTGCTTGTGATCTGGGGCGAACAGGTCGCCCGGCTGTACTCCACCGATCCACAGGTTATTCAGTTAACGCAACATTTCCTGCTCTATGCGATTTTCTTTCAAATATCCGACGCTATCGCTACACCTACTCAAGGAGCACTGCGTGGGTATAAGGATGTCAATTCGGCCTTTCTGATTACGTTCCTGGCCTATTGGGTTATCGGACTTCCTGTAGGGTATATTATCGCACGTTGGACATCATTTGGTCCCTACGGCTACTGGATTGGCTTGATTACAGGTTTGGCCGCGGGAGCAGTGGCACTTCTCTTCCGCCTGCTGGTTGTACAACGACGTTTTACCGAAAATAAACGACGCGCAGAGGCTGTTTAG
- a CDS encoding putative glycoside hydrolase encodes MSMIWAIMLLAIGMGGNETQSVNGPNVKDTVATTINSAMIQAQQSGLKVDASNPPVKIDPQPTTPAIKGIYVTAYSAGGSRMTQLLELLDKTELNSMVIDIKDDAGYITYPTTNPGLLKLGKPQKFIRDISGLMDRLKKHNVYPIARIVVFKDTVLANKNPEMSFRNPDGSVWKNGKGDGFVNPYNKEVWDYNIAIAKEAAKLGFKEIQFDYVRFPEGFEKRADKLKYTKSDQSRVDAVAEFVQYARKELAPLGVRVSVDIFGYAASVPAAEGIGQDFAKISENVDVISPMVYPSHYTTGWFGVKDPDKNPYRTIKGSMADTHKKLDPTGKLKPIIRPWIQDFTASWLGSGHYAKYGKTQVEDQIRALKDMKVDEYLLWNATNRYTSGVTYK; translated from the coding sequence ATGAGTATGATTTGGGCAATTATGCTATTGGCAATAGGAATGGGCGGAAACGAGACACAATCAGTCAACGGCCCAAATGTAAAAGATACGGTGGCAACGACAATCAACAGCGCGATGATTCAGGCCCAACAAAGTGGTCTGAAGGTGGATGCATCCAATCCTCCAGTTAAAATTGACCCCCAGCCGACGACTCCTGCTATCAAGGGGATTTATGTCACGGCTTATAGCGCAGGCGGTTCACGTATGACCCAGTTGCTTGAACTGCTAGACAAGACAGAGCTCAATTCCATGGTTATTGATATTAAAGATGATGCAGGTTACATTACTTATCCAACGACCAATCCCGGGCTGCTGAAATTGGGCAAGCCGCAAAAATTCATTCGGGATATTTCCGGTTTGATGGACCGATTGAAAAAGCACAACGTGTACCCGATTGCCCGTATTGTAGTATTTAAAGATACGGTATTAGCCAACAAAAATCCCGAAATGTCCTTCCGCAATCCTGACGGCTCTGTCTGGAAAAACGGCAAGGGCGATGGGTTCGTCAATCCCTATAATAAAGAAGTTTGGGATTATAATATTGCTATCGCCAAGGAGGCGGCAAAGCTGGGCTTCAAGGAAATTCAGTTTGACTATGTACGTTTCCCTGAAGGCTTTGAAAAAAGAGCGGACAAGCTGAAATATACCAAATCCGATCAATCACGTGTGGATGCGGTCGCTGAGTTCGTGCAATATGCCCGTAAAGAGCTTGCTCCACTGGGTGTGCGGGTATCGGTAGATATTTTCGGGTATGCCGCATCCGTTCCCGCTGCGGAAGGAATTGGACAGGATTTCGCCAAAATTTCAGAAAACGTGGATGTCATTTCTCCTATGGTTTATCCAAGTCACTATACAACAGGCTGGTTCGGTGTAAAGGACCCTGACAAAAATCCGTACCGGACCATTAAAGGGTCGATGGCAGATACGCACAAAAAGCTTGACCCGACAGGCAAGCTGAAACCAATCATTCGTCCATGGATTCAGGATTTTACCGCAAGCTGGCTGGGAAGCGGCCATTATGCCAAATATGGTAAAACCCAGGTTGAGGATCAAATTCGAGCGCTTAAGGACATGAAAGTGGATGAATATTTACTCTGGAATGCTACAAACCGCTATACGAGCGGAGTAACGTACAAATAA
- a CDS encoding DEAD/DEAH box helicase: MTTFAEFNLEPKVLEAITELGFEEATPIQSQSIPLALQGRDMIGQAQTGTGKTAAFGIPLISKISRNDDKIRALIMAPTRELAIQVAEEIEKLSRFKGLRTLPIYGGQDIVRQIRALKKKPQIIIGTPGRLLDHINRKTIKLEDVNTVVLDEADEMLDMGFMEDIQSILKQVPDERQTMLFSATMPPNIKRLAEQFLKNPEHVSVIPKQVSAPLIDQAYIEVPERQKFEALSRLIDMESPELAIVFGRTKRRVDELAEALQKRGYSADGLHGDLSQNQRDAVMRKFRDGSIDVLVATDVAARGLDVSGVSHVVNFDLPQDPESYVHRIGRTGRAGKEGEAWSFVTPREIDHLHFIERVTRHRIARKPLPTLAEALEGKQRIIAERLLEAVESGELNEYKGLAIQMLEQYDSVQLLSAALKLMTGEKREASIELTPEDPIRAKRRKPDVRSGGRKPSNYSGRSNGGYNSNRTGGSGSKGGYGGYNRGGKEGGSYNRDSASRNSGDRRPRPSNSGETRRPARRDDSSSE, encoded by the coding sequence TTGACGACATTTGCAGAATTTAATCTTGAACCGAAAGTACTTGAGGCGATTACAGAGCTTGGTTTTGAAGAAGCGACGCCGATTCAATCCCAATCCATTCCTCTTGCGCTGCAAGGAAGAGACATGATTGGCCAAGCCCAAACAGGTACAGGTAAAACCGCAGCTTTTGGTATTCCATTGATCAGCAAAATCTCTAGAAACGATGACAAAATCAGAGCACTGATTATGGCACCTACACGTGAGCTTGCCATTCAGGTAGCTGAAGAAATCGAAAAGCTGTCCCGCTTCAAAGGCCTTCGCACCCTGCCGATCTATGGCGGTCAAGATATCGTGCGCCAGATTCGCGCTTTGAAAAAGAAACCTCAAATTATCATTGGTACACCAGGTCGCTTGCTCGACCATATTAACCGCAAAACCATCAAGCTGGAAGACGTAAACACCGTTGTTTTGGATGAAGCGGATGAAATGTTGGATATGGGCTTTATGGAAGATATCCAATCCATTCTGAAGCAGGTTCCGGACGAGCGTCAAACGATGCTTTTCTCGGCTACGATGCCTCCTAATATCAAAAGACTGGCTGAACAATTCCTCAAAAACCCTGAGCATGTTTCAGTTATCCCTAAACAAGTTAGTGCTCCACTGATTGATCAGGCCTACATTGAAGTTCCTGAACGTCAAAAATTCGAAGCTTTGAGCCGTTTGATCGACATGGAATCTCCAGAACTTGCTATCGTATTTGGTCGTACCAAGCGTCGGGTAGACGAGCTGGCTGAAGCTCTGCAAAAACGTGGATATTCCGCTGACGGTTTGCATGGTGACTTGTCTCAGAACCAACGTGATGCTGTAATGCGCAAATTCCGCGATGGAAGCATTGACGTGCTCGTAGCAACTGATGTAGCTGCCCGTGGTTTGGACGTTTCCGGTGTATCTCACGTTGTGAATTTTGACCTTCCGCAAGATCCGGAAAGCTATGTTCACCGTATTGGACGTACTGGACGTGCAGGTAAAGAAGGGGAAGCATGGTCTTTCGTAACGCCTCGTGAAATTGATCATTTGCATTTCATTGAACGCGTAACTCGTCACCGTATTGCGCGTAAGCCGCTTCCAACCTTGGCTGAAGCTTTGGAAGGCAAACAACGCATCATCGCAGAACGTCTCCTAGAGGCTGTAGAAAGCGGTGAGCTGAACGAATACAAAGGCTTGGCTATTCAAATGCTGGAGCAGTATGACTCCGTACAACTTCTCTCCGCAGCTTTGAAGCTGATGACTGGCGAGAAAAGAGAAGCGTCTATTGAACTGACTCCGGAAGATCCAATTCGTGCAAAACGTCGTAAACCGGATGTTCGTTCCGGCGGACGCAAGCCGTCTAACTACAGCGGACGCAGTAACGGTGGTTATAACTCCAATCGTACTGGCGGCAGCGGTAGCAAAGGTGGATATGGTGGCTACAACCGTGGCGGCAAAGAAGGCGGTAGCTACAACCGTGATTCCGCAAGCCGCAATAGCGGAGATCGCAGACCACGTCCAAGCAATAGCGGAGAAACTCGTCGTCCTGCAAGACGCGATGATTCCTCTTCTGAATAA
- a CDS encoding cold shock domain-containing protein, whose amino-acid sequence MKGTVKWFNAEKGYGFIQVDGGEDVFVHFSAIQGDGFKTLEEGQAVEFEITEGNRGPQAANVNKL is encoded by the coding sequence TTGAAAGGTACAGTAAAATGGTTTAACGCAGAAAAAGGTTATGGCTTCATCCAAGTGGATGGTGGCGAGGACGTATTTGTACATTTCTCCGCAATCCAAGGCGACGGCTTTAAGACTTTGGAAGAAGGTCAAGCGGTTGAATTCGAAATTACTGAAGGTAACCGTGGACCCCAAGCAGCTAACGTAAATAAACTGTAA
- the pfkA gene encoding 6-phosphofructokinase, which yields MTAVKKIAVLTSGGDSQGMNAAVRAVVRSGLYFGLEVFGVQRGYQGLLNDDIFPMDLRSVGDIIQRGGTVLQSARCKEFTTEEGQKKGAQILRDRGIDGVVVIGGDGSYQGANKLTKQGIKTMCLPGTIDNDISFTDYTIGFDTAVSIVVDAINKLRDTMSSHERSSIVEVMGRHCGDIALHAGLASGAETILVPEVEFDLNEVSDRMKQNFKHGKRHSIIIVAEGAGKGETVAQVIQENCPDYEPRVTVLGHIQRGGTPTAFDRNLASRLGDFAVRQLIEGVSDKACGTIDGKLVATDIDKVVNTKKEFNMELYELALRLSQ from the coding sequence ATGACAGCAGTTAAGAAAATCGCAGTATTAACGAGTGGTGGAGATTCACAGGGGATGAACGCCGCAGTTCGCGCCGTTGTGCGCAGTGGCTTGTATTTTGGACTTGAAGTATTCGGGGTTCAACGCGGATATCAGGGCCTGTTGAATGATGATATTTTCCCGATGGATTTGAGAAGTGTCGGAGATATTATCCAACGTGGGGGTACTGTACTTCAATCTGCAAGATGCAAGGAATTTACGACTGAAGAAGGGCAGAAAAAAGGCGCACAAATTTTGCGTGACCGTGGAATTGATGGTGTAGTCGTGATTGGTGGAGACGGTTCCTATCAAGGGGCTAACAAACTGACCAAGCAAGGAATTAAAACCATGTGTCTTCCAGGTACGATTGACAATGACATTTCCTTCACTGACTACACGATTGGTTTTGATACGGCAGTTAGTATCGTAGTGGACGCCATCAACAAGCTGCGTGATACGATGTCATCGCATGAGCGTTCTTCTATTGTAGAAGTTATGGGACGTCATTGCGGCGATATTGCTTTGCATGCAGGTCTGGCTTCCGGTGCGGAAACGATTTTGGTACCCGAGGTAGAGTTTGACCTGAATGAAGTATCTGATCGGATGAAGCAAAACTTTAAGCACGGCAAACGCCATAGTATCATTATCGTTGCTGAAGGCGCAGGCAAAGGCGAGACCGTAGCACAGGTAATCCAGGAAAACTGTCCGGATTATGAGCCGCGTGTAACAGTGCTTGGGCACATTCAACGTGGAGGCACACCAACCGCATTTGACCGTAATCTGGCAAGCCGTTTGGGTGACTTTGCTGTTCGTCAATTGATTGAGGGCGTATCTGACAAGGCTTGTGGAACGATTGACGGCAAGCTGGTAGCCACAGATATTGACAAGGTCGTAAATACGAAAAAAGAATTCAATATGGAGCTTTACGAGCTGGCTTTGCGCTTGTCCCAGTAA
- a CDS encoding YitT family protein produces the protein MLKIVLNCFVVILGAAAIASGFNLFLVPHHLLSGGVAGLSMLIGYFTKFDISVMYFVLNIPMLIAGWFILGKRFISMSILSVVATTWILAWIPVQALVKDTLLASVFGGVLIGVGAGISFRVGGSTGGFDIIGSIVTRYRDFPVGTVIVGLNGLVILAAGYLNQDWNIALASMLSIFVTGKVLDQIYVSHTKITVYIITEHTEKLLSRMLTTPRGVSKIKIEGAFSHTEKDMLMTVTTRYELAELKRIIKQVDPSAFVNIVETVGVMGSFRRR, from the coding sequence TTGTTAAAAATAGTGTTAAACTGTTTTGTTGTCATTTTGGGGGCCGCTGCTATAGCAAGCGGTTTTAATCTGTTTCTCGTGCCCCACCACCTGCTGAGCGGCGGAGTAGCAGGGCTTTCCATGTTAATTGGCTACTTTACAAAATTCGATATCAGCGTGATGTATTTTGTTCTGAACATCCCGATGCTTATTGCTGGCTGGTTTATTTTAGGCAAGCGATTTATTAGTATGAGTATTTTATCTGTTGTCGCTACAACATGGATTTTGGCCTGGATTCCAGTGCAAGCTCTCGTTAAAGATACGCTGCTTGCCTCCGTTTTTGGTGGAGTGTTGATTGGCGTTGGAGCAGGGATCTCCTTTCGGGTGGGAGGATCTACTGGCGGCTTTGACATTATCGGCTCCATTGTCACCCGTTACCGCGATTTCCCTGTAGGGACCGTGATCGTCGGTTTGAATGGACTGGTTATTCTGGCAGCGGGATATCTGAATCAAGACTGGAATATTGCCCTTGCATCCATGTTATCCATTTTCGTGACCGGCAAGGTGCTGGATCAGATTTATGTGAGCCACACCAAAATAACCGTTTACATCATCACAGAGCATACTGAGAAATTGCTCAGCCGAATGCTGACGACTCCACGTGGAGTCAGTAAAATTAAAATTGAAGGTGCATTTTCTCATACTGAAAAGGATATGCTGATGACAGTTACAACACGCTACGAGCTGGCAGAACTGAAACGCATTATTAAGCAAGTGGATCCCTCTGCTTTCGTTAATATCGTGGAAACAGTAGGAGTTATGGGCTCTTTCCGCCGAAGATAA